The DNA region GATATCGGAAAAGATAATGGCGGCATCCACACCGATGAGTTCCACCGGCTGAATGGTAACCTCGGCGGCCAGTTCCGGTGTTTTGCACATGGTCATAAAATCAGCCTGCTGGCGGATCGCACGATACTCCGGCAGATACCGGCCGGCCTGACGCATGACCCATATGGGGGTGCGTTCAACCGGAAGCCGCCTGCACGCTCTTAAAAACAGATCATTTTTGAGTAAAGCCACCTATCCTCCCAGTGTAAATGGTCTCTAATCGAAATGCGTCTAAAAAATTCTGACTGATATTTTTTCCCTTAATGCGTGCCGTGACCCTACAATGCGTGAAATCTACCTGATAATCTAAGATAATAATCCGGGTTTGTAAATGGAAATTAGAGTCTTTATCTGCCCGGGCCGACCGTTGTGTCACCCTTAATTTTTTTGATTATTTTCGGAATAAAAAAGGAGAATATAAAGAGCGCTATCGAAAAGAAAACCTTAAAAGACACCAGCCGGCCCCAGTCCCCCGAAGCCCAGACGTCCGCAACGGTTCCGATAAAAAATGTAAAAATAAAGGTGCCGACGATAATCCCGAAGCCCGTTCCGAAAAAATAATCCCAGAAACCGACTTTGGTCAGGCCCATGCCGAAATTCATGGGTGTAAAGGGAAAATAGACCAGCCGAAGATACAAAACGGCGGCAAAACCGTTGCGCGCGATGGCATCGTCATATTTTTGAAGTTTTTCCCCGATCAGGGATGCTGCAAACTCTCTTCCCAGGGTTCGCCCGATATAAAAAGCCGCGCTGGCGCCCGCCATGGCGCCGATCCAGACATAAGCAAAGCCCCGGTATGGACCGAAAATGGCCGCGCCAATCCCGGTCAAGAGTGTCCCCGGCACAAAAAGGCACACCCCCACGGCATACACCAGCATAAAAATAAGCGGCGCCCACAGTCCGACCTTTTCCAGAAAAAGGCCCAGGGCATCAGCCGTGAGATAATCCTTTACCGGCGTAAATCGGACCAGCAAAATGGCTGCAACAATAAAGACAACCAGCCCCACCGCTTTTACAATGCTTTTTGATTGGTTCGGTTTCGGCTGTCGCCGGGCGGGATTCATTCAACTTACCTCCCTGGGGTGAACAGTTTCACGGTTAAAACCATCATTTCCAGCTGAAATCGATTTAATACAAATACCATAAGGCGTTTTTGATGACAATCAACCATTTAAAGGGTGTTGTCTGTAAAGCGATTTGTTTTTATTGCTATTGAAGTATTTTTCATTTAAATCAAATGAAGCTCCCCGCAGCCAGCTGCGGGGTATCAAAGCGCAATTGCGCCGTAGCTTTAACCCGCCTACGCTCAGTTGAGCTTCGGTGCGGTTCACCTCGCCTTTCATCCCTGCTGCAAGCAGCAGGGTATTCAGGCGAAGGCGAATAAACTTTAAACAGCACATGTTGACATTGCGTCCTTTGGTAGGCACATTATTATTAATTTTTGTAGAACAGACGAAGGGTTTTAGATAAAAACTTTTCAATCCGATCATCGCACAACCCGACCCGAAAAAATGAATTCAACTGAAAAATCCGTCGATTACCTTATTTCGCGCAGCGGCATCGTCGGCCGGCAGATTTTAAAACTGGCCCGCTGGATGCTCATAGACAACGGCGAACCGGAAAAACAGTCGCATGGTTTGTCCGGTTTTTGGCAGCAACAGATTCGACATAATCGCCTGCTGCTCATCCGTGCATTGAGCGGTTTTATGATGGCTTTTTATACCTATTACATCGGGGGCTCCCTGACCCGCAGCGATCAGCAGACTTTTGCAAAGCTTAACAATATGGACGGCAACGCCTACCGGTTGACGCTCTATAATGCCCTCTTTTGCGGGATCCCCAGTGCCATGGGGTATTTTTTGCTGGGGGAAGGCTTCAGCCTTTTGAAAGGCATCCATTCCCTGGCTGAACTCCCGTCTTTGATTGCCCAGCGAACATCCCTGGCCATGGGCCTGCTCAGCCTTGCCGTGGATATTTTTCGCATGATCGATTCTGCCTGGCATCGCCTCTGCTAGGCACCCCTGGGCATGTTTCCCATCATCATCAATCTGCCCACGTACCTGAAGCTGATATGGACCCGGATCGCCCCGTCGACAAAAACATCAACTCCTATCCGGCGCGCAAATCAATCATCCAAAAATAATAGATAACAGCAATTGTATCGCATATCAATCTGATGAGGAGAACAGTTATGGTCATCATATCCCCCCGCCGGTTTACCCAAAAATTACGTTTGGCCGCAGCGATTGCCTCCTGTTTCGGGTTAC from Desulfobacterales bacterium includes:
- a CDS encoding TVP38/TMEM64 family protein, with the translated sequence MNPARRQPKPNQSKSIVKAVGLVVFIVAAILLVRFTPVKDYLTADALGLFLEKVGLWAPLIFMLVYAVGVCLFVPGTLLTGIGAAIFGPYRGFAYVWIGAMAGASAAFYIGRTLGREFAASLIGEKLQKYDDAIARNGFAAVLYLRLVYFPFTPMNFGMGLTKVGFWDYFFGTGFGIIVGTFIFTFFIGTVADVWASGDWGRLVSFKVFFSIALFIFSFFIPKIIKKIKGDTTVGPGR